AGGGTTGGATCAAAAGCCttcacacccagtagctctccagatggagggttgacGGACCACATGTGTTTTATAAAGTAGCCTATCAGTGCAGTATTTtactttgtggggggttaagtgccttgttcaaggccACAACGGCAAGAGATACTGTATAATACatgggatcagagaccagcagcctTCCATTGTCAATACCAGTGATCATAATTAATgttattttgtgaagtggttcTTTGCCTCATACAACACCtttttggcccatggtgttacagaccttttttgggggggagcAAGTGACTTGAGCTTTCAGACAAGTAAAGAATCAGTCCTACTTGTACAAAGGACAAGTGGCAAAaaaagttaatgtcaagccctgctgTGTGTAAGGCCCTATTCCAAATCAACCCCTACTCATACGCACCTCTAATAGATCTGAAGGGACTGGATTGTAACAGTGATTGAACATAATGTTACATTCTATGCCTATCTCTGTACATCAGGTATCCTGTCCATTGAGCAGCTGATCAGTCTAGTTGGGGTCATAGGGGTCACTCTGATGGCTCTACTATCTGGCTTTGGTGCTGTCAACTGCCCTTACACCTACATGTCCTACTTCCTACGGTTAGTGTACTAAGTCTGTATAGTCAAAAACACCATTAAACAACTACGTTACCTACAATCCCGTTCTCTAACTCCCCATAGACACCTACTACTCTACTCCTCACATACAGTACTCTACTCGTCACTCCTAAATGACATACCCTTTTATTCACCAGTAAACTTAGTACCCTCGCTACATGTATGCTTGTGTGATGCATTACATCTTTATCTACAGGAATGTGACAGAGTGATATTCTTGTCTTGGAGAGGAGACTTCTTCAGACCATGGACATGATCGTCAGCAAGAAGAAACGGTGAGAGTAAGAGAGAAAGATAATTAatgatataatttttttatacagtggggaaaaaaagtatttagtcagccaccaattgtgcaagttctcccacttaaaaagatgagagaggcctgtaattttcatcataggtacacgtcaactatgacagacaaaatgagaaaaaaaaatccagaaaatcacattgtaggatttttaatgaatttatttgcaaattatggtagaaaataagtatttggtcacctacaaacaagcaagatttctggctctcacagacctgtaacttcttctttaagaggctcctctgtcctccactcgttacctgtattaatggcacctgtttgaatttgttaccagtataaaagacacctgtccacaacctcaaacagtcacactccaaactccactatggccaagaccaaagagctgtcaaaggacaccagaaacaacattgtagacctgcaccaggctgggaagactgaatctgcaataggtaagcagcttggtttgaagaaatcaactgtgggagcaattattaggaaatggaagacatacaagaccactgataatctccctcgatctggggctccacgcaagatctcaccccgtggggtcaaaatgatcacaagaacggtgagcaaaaatcccagaaccacacagggggacctagtgaatgacctgcagagagctgggaccaaagtaacaaagcctaccatcagtaacacactacgccgccagggactcaaatcctgcagtgccagacgtgtccccctgcttaagccagtacatgtccaggcccgtctgaagtttgctagagtgcatttggatgatccagaagaggattgggagaatgtcatatggtcagatgaaaccaaaatagaacttttttggtaaaaactcaactcgtcgtgtttggaggacaaagaatgctgagttgcatccaaaggacaccatacctactgtgaagcatgggggtggaaacatcatgctttggggctgttttttctgcaaagggaccaggacgactgatccgtgtaaagggaaagaatgaatggggccatgtatcgtgagatttttgagtgaaaacctccttccatcagcaagggcattgaagatgaaacgtggctgggtcctttcagcatgacaatgatcccaaacacaccgcccgggcaacgaaggagtggcttcgtaagaagcatttcaaggtcctggagtggcctagccagtctccagatctcaaccccatagaaaatatttggagggagttgaaagtccgtgttgcccaacgacagccccaaaacatcactgctctagaggagatctgcatggaggaatgggccaaaataccagcaacagtgtgtgaaaaccttgtgaagacttacagaaaacgtttgacctgtgtcattgccaacaaagggtatataacaaagtattgagaaacttttgttattgaccaaatacttattttccaccataatttgcaaatacattcataaaaaaatcctacaatgtgattttctggatttttctttctcattttgtctgtcatagtttacgtgtacctatgatgaaaattacaggcctctctcatctttttaagtgggagaatttgcacaattggtggctgactaaatacttttattccccactgtaattgtcaataaaagcctttgacacttatggaatgcttgtaattatacttcagtataccatagtaacatctgacaaaaatatctcataacactgaatcagcgaactttgtgaagaccaatacttgtgtaattctgcctttgatactgtgaaccatcagatcctcctctccaccctctccgagctgggcatctccggcgcggctcactcttggattgcgtcctacctgaccggtcgctcctaccaagtggcgtggcgagaagctgtctccgcaccacgtgctctcaccactggtgtcccccagggctcagttctaggccctctcctattctcgctatacaccaagtcacttggctctgtcatatcctcacatggcctctcctatcattgctacgctgacgacacacaactaatcttctcctttcccccttctgataaccaggtggcgaattgcatctctgcatgtctggcagacatatcagtatggatgacggatcaccacctcaagctgaacctcggcaagacggagctgctcttcctcccggggaaggactgcccgttccatgatctcgccatcacgtttgacaactccgttgtgtcctcttcccagagtgcgaagagccttggcgtgaccctggacaacaccctgtcgttctccgctaacatcaaggcggtgacccgatcctgtaggttcatgctctacaacattcggagagtacgaccctgccttacacaggaagcggcacaggtcctaatccaggcacttgtcatctcccgtctggattactgcaactcgctgttggccgggctccctgcctgtgccattaaacccctacaactcatccagaatgccgcagcccgtctggtgttcaaccttcccaagttctctcacgtcaccccgctcctccgcacactccactggcttccagttgaagctcgcatctgctacaagaccatggtgcttgcctacggagctgtgaggggaacggcacctccgtaccttcaggctctgatcagtccctacacccaaacgagggcactgcgttcatccacctctggcctgctggctcccctacctctgcggaagcatagttcccgctcagcccagtcaaaactgttcgctgctctggcaccccaatggtggaacaagctccctcacgacgccaggacagcggagtcactcaccaccttccggctGCAGCTCATTCAGAATGCAGCTGCTAGAATgttaaccaggaccaagagaacggagcacatcactcTGGTTCTTAAATCTTTACATAGGCTTCCAGTCAGTTACAGAATTGATTTCAAAGTGGTGCTTTTAGTTTATAAATCTTTGAATGGTTTAGGACCTGAGTACATGTCTGATATGTTTGAAGAATATAAACAGAGCAGGGCTCTTAGATCCATGACCACAGGTCAGCTAGTAGAGCCCAGAGGCCAAACTAAACATGGAGAAGCTGCGTTTAGCACTTATGCTGTACACAACTGGAATAAACTACCAGAAGATCTTAGATGTGCCCCAAACTTATCCATTTTTAAATCCAGGTTAAAAACACTTCTCTTTTCACGTGCCTACGACTGAGCACTTAAACTTAACCACACTGTTTAGCCTTATAGCTTCCTATGTTTTTATCCCATTTTTAATTTATAATCTTTATGTTTTTTTGTATTGTTTTTTTatagtttttttattattatgatgTTTTCATTATTTTTGATAAACATCTTTGTAAAGCACATTGAATTGTTTCGATGTATGAATTgtgctatacagtgggggaaaaaaagtatttactcagccaccaattgtgcaagttctcccacttaaaaagatgagagaggcctgtaattttcatcataggtacacgtcaactatgacagacaaattgaggaaaatagtgtgtgaaaaccttgtgaagacttacagaaaacgtttgacctgtgtcagggtatataacaaagtattgagaaacttttgttattgaccaaatacttattttccaccataatttgcaaataaattcataaaaaatcctacaatgtgattttctggattttttttctcattttgtctgtcatagttgacgtgtacctatgatgaaaattacaggcctctctcatctttttaagtgggagaacttgcacaattggtggctgagtaaataccttttttccccactgtataaataaacTTGCTtgctacactgtatttctgatcaatttgatgttattttaatggacaaaaaaattgcttttcttttgaaaacaaggacatttctaagtgaccccaaacttttgaacggtagtgtatatatatatatatatatgatgtgTAGTGTTTTGGGTTAAGGCTATTGTTATGTGTCTTTGTTCCCCTATTCACGCTTTCCTGGTCTGTAGGAGCGGATTGAATACTCCAAGACATTCCAGGGGAAATACTTCAACTTCCTGGGTTATTTCTTCTCTATCTACTGTGTGTGGAAAATCTTTATGGTGAGCGTTACAGACATAGTCTGACTGAGACTTGATTCTTCTCGGCCCGACTAGCTACTGGTTCACCTGCTAGACAGCCTtagaaacaaatgaaaaaaaattaagtTTGAGTTTGGTGTCTGTCAGTTTAGAGAATATTCAGTGTCTTTTGATCTTTATTTAGTATCATTTATTGCGTCTGTATTTCAAAACATTTGTTATTCTACCCATATTGTTTTTGCTTTCAAACAATATGACCTTATACTTCACATACAGTCAGTTTGTTGTCATATACACATCAGTCCCCAAAACTATATCTGTAGTAACCCTTGTTTTTTCTCCCTCTAAGGCCACCATTAACATTGTATTTGACCGTGTTGGGAAGACTGATCCAGTGACAAGAGGAATTGAGATCACTGTTAACTACCTAGGCATTCAGTTTGATGTGACTTCTGCTACTCATGCGCACACAaacacggcacacacacacctgtacagtCAAATGTCGTACAAGTTGTCTCCAGTAATGTTAATGGTTGTCATTTTATTAAAGTGTCCATTTGTACTGAATCTTCACCTTTACGTGATAATTCCAAATGGAAATAGTAGTAAGTTGTATTGGTGTGTTCTATTGTTGCTCTAGTTTTCCTTACATATCCTTTCCTCGGCAGGTAAAGTTCTGGTCTCAGCACATCTCCTTCATCCTGGTGGGCATCATCATCGTCACCTCTATTAGAGGCCTTCTCATCACACTCACCAAGGTAAGCCAACTACAGACAGGAAGTAGTCAGTgccatgacttgccctcatgggctgaggatcatAGATGCCgtctaggcaaaggtttgaacacccccttttctgggggccagttttatgaccggtcgtaaattccttgcagaaacattcttttccgtgccatgcagtattgggagaggaaacttccctgtgagacaaaggaagtgaTGGAACaccccttttaccccgagtgcataaatAGCCTCGTGACGAAATTTACCTCAGACCAGGAagcccacggcttaaaatggttgacactctactagaccagcagacgtgaagcgtgagctaaactttacaaaatggtttaaaactacaactccattaccaaaggaagaccaagcatactacggtataagccggatgttgcaaatggttgaatttctacaagaccaagaagcgtgaagctgaagctaaacgttacaaaatggttagaccagaaataccagaaaacgtgagaccttagtccacacgtttgaaattgagaaactgaaactctcaacctctacacgaggtgaagaagaagacaatgcactagaccttatcatttcagtctgcagctggcatgtatagtcgtctagagaactttcactaaagacacgagaggagaggacaatccctctcagacaaccgctggtacatctgacgTGTCCATTCTAACCACAACtatgaccagaaactctaccaaggtcattgggatctctggtgggcaaaccagaatCCTACATcctcaactcaactatcgaggacagctacacgtaaacacatgttgcatttctaatccgaatgagcatttagtggggttttaagcatttgtatttccgtcagcgtagtttccaaagtaaccacgatagtttgaatctctgtctctcccttccactctgaccctccttctacccaagcattcatgctattgttattCCAGTCCACTaaggacctgttttcattgtattacgttagtaatcaataacctatgtgtgtgtttgtattgtgttattatttagttagttaggtacacttcaactgtgagagacagaatctaaaacaaaaatccagaaaatcacattgtatgatttttaagtaattaatttgcattttattgcatgacataagtatttgatcacctaccaaccagtaagaattccggctctcacagacctgttagtttttctttaagaagccctcctgttctccactcattacctgtattaactgcacctgtttgaacttgttacctgtataaaagacacctgtccacacactcaatcaaacagactccaacctctccacaatggccaagaccagagagctgtgtaaggacatcagggatagaattgtagacctgcacaaggctgggatgggctacaggacaataggcaagcagcttggtgagaaggcaacaactgttggcgcaattattggaaaatggaagaagttcaagatgacggtcaatcaccctcggtttgggactccatgcaagatctcacctcatggggcatcaatgatcatgaggaaggtgagggatcagcccagaactacacggcaggacctggtcaatgacctgaagagagctgggaccacagtctcaaagaaaaccattagtaacacactacgccgtcatggattaaaatcctgcagcgcacgccaaggtccccctgctcaagccagtgcatgtccaggcccgtctgaagtttgccaatgaccatctggatgatccagaggaggaatgggagaaggtcatgtggtctgatgagacaaaaatagagctttttggtctaaactccactcgccgtgtttggaggaagaagaaggatgagtacaaccccaagaacaccatcccaaccgtgaagcatgcaggtggaaacatcattctttggggatgcttttctgcaaaggggacaggacgactgcaccgtattgaggggaggatgaatggggccatgtatcacgagatcttggccaacaacctccttccctcagtaagagcattgaagatgggtcgtggctgggtcttccagcatgacaacgacccgaaacacacagccagggcaactaaggagtggctccgtaagaagcatctcaaggtcctggagtggcctagccagtctccagacctgaacccaatagaaaatctttggagggagctgaaagtcagtattgcccagcgacagccccgaaacctgaaggatctggagaaggtctgtatggaggagtgggccaaaatccctgctgcagtgtgtgcaaacctggtcaagacctacaggaaacgtatgatctctgtaattgcaaacaaaggtttctgtaccaaatattaagttctgcttttctgatgtatcaaatacttatgtcatgcaataaaatgctaatttaaaaatcatacaatgtgattttctggatttttgttttagattccgtctctcacagttgaagtgtacctatgataaaaattacagacctctacatgctttgtaagtaggaaaacctgcaaaatcggcagtgtatcaaatacttgttctccccactgtatatcttctaagagtttaattcgggagatggtaactcgttaaacgacttcttccgtggtgccccaaattcctaatgagttaattgttacatgattaatttaatcgagtgacaattaaacatagttaggtgattcgataaataacagtcatacattaaagtcaCGTCACAACATCAGTCTACCTAGGCATGTTACAATGTACCCTAACACCGATCTTGAGTTTCTGTTTCTCTCTAGTTCTTCTATGCCATCTCCAGCAGCAAGTCCTCCAATGTTATAGTGCTGGTCCTAGCTCAGATCATGGtcagtatatatatatcagaGGGCATATATTTCAGTGTAAATGCTTTTTTTTTGTGATCAGTTGTGTATTCAATCTTTAGATAAGTTAGTGCGAAGACAACTGACATCCTGggtgtctctcttgtttttctcAGTAGTGCGAAGACAACTGACATCCTGGGTGTCTCTTTTGTTTTTCTCAGGGGATGTACATTGTCTCGTCCGTTCTCCTCATGAGGATGAGCATGCCTCGGGAGTATCGCTCTATCGTGACCGAGGTGCTGGGCGAGCTGCAGTTCAACTTCTACCACCGATGGTTCGACGTCATCTTCCTCGTCAGTGCCCTCTCCAGCATCCTTTTCCTCTACCTCGCCCACAAACAGGCACCCGAGAAGCACGTGACCCCCTGACCCCACTTTGAACTTGACCCTTTACCTGGATGCTCAGGGGGTGTCCACAACTGAACTTTGAGTCTGTGGGATTTAgatgttatttttttatattttttttctctGGTCCGTCTGTGTGgtggagagaagaagaggtttGGCCTGTGTTTCCTGAATCAGGAAGGGTCGATGCGTCGCCATGTGGACCATTGGTGTCGGGGGGGAATCAATGGAGGGGAATAGGAGCCATGGAAGACTGGAAGGCTGGACTAATGTTGGGTTTGAACGTTGGGGGGTAATGACTAAAACAATGTAGCTAACGATAGGAATGTGCCATTGTGCTGTTGGCCCGTTGGACAGAGGTTCTGTCTAGCCTTAAATTAATCTGACCACAGGAGAACTACATAGTATACAGCACAGACCAGCTTCACTGCAACACTAGCTTTGTTGTATGAAGGGGTTGTAAAGACCATCAATACCTGAAGTTTACACTCTATTTTTGACAAACAGAATAATCAGAATTATAGAAGAAATGTGTCCCCCAATGTCCATGATGCTATTGGCTAGCATATTTCATGGTGCCCAGTCTGTACATGTCATGTACCTGGGGTTGTTTGTTGGTGAATGTGTGTGAAtatctactgtagtctactgtgctTTCACACAGGTGGGAAGGCTTCAGAATAAACCAATTTATGTGGCTAATAATTGGTTAGTTATTAGTTACTAGGTTCCCTTTATTTTAAGTACTGCAATGCCACTATAAATATAACAGTTAAGCAGAAAATAACTGAATAATGACTTacagacacagatctgggacTGGATACTTTATCTTTGTGAGAGCAGTATTTGACATCTGAGCAGAAAGACACAATGGCTCTTTGGATACGCTAAAATAAAACAGATTTACTTAATAAATGACAATAATTTAAATGCTATCTAAAAGACAGCTTTATGATTAAGATGTAGCCTATGTCACTATATGGTTTTTGTTATAGTATTACACATTGAACTGGTATTACTAGTGTTCTCGGTCTACATTGAACTGGTATTACTAGTGTTCTCGTCTATATTGAACTGGTATTACTAGTGTTCTCGGTCTATATTGAACTGGTATTACTAGTGTTCTCGGTCTATATTGAACTGGTATTACTAGTGTTCTCTGTCTACATTGCAGGTGCTTGTAATAAGATCATATGAATCCATAAGCTTGTTTGGTATCAGTGGCATCTAACTGATCAATGCAATTATACATCAATAAACACATAGCTATTTATTACTATTTTAAACCGATTGCATTCATACCTTAAAACAGCCACTGTCATTTGAATGTATTTAGTTTGATCAGAATTTTTATGCAGAGATATCCACATTATCCTGCATGGTGCAAAGGTTGATGGGAGACAGAAAAGGTCAGGATGTTGTTTCTCATTGATGACTTCTCAGAGTCTCTCATCAACACTCGAGCATGATGCTGCTGAAGACACAGATGGAGTCTAAGGGAGAGAAAGACAGTCAAATAATTGTCTGCAATAGAATTGTGGGTAAATACAATTGATACTAACTTGCTTTTGAATACTTTTGGTTTTAGTCTATACATTCAGACTCATTTGGATCTAGTTCAGAAGCTACCAAGGCACTCGAGCATATTTCTGTTatgtcactcactctctctcgtgTCTGGGGTGGTGGGGTGTCT
The Coregonus clupeaformis isolate EN_2021a chromosome 40, ASM2061545v1, whole genome shotgun sequence genome window above contains:
- the si:ch73-390b10.2 gene encoding Golgi pH regulator, whose translation is MLGRGFLIKMSFLMDSVIMFTLQVLFFGFGWLFFVRQLFKDYEVRQYVVQVVFSITFAFSCTMFELIIFEILGALETSSRYFHWKFNLYVILLVLIFVVPFYIGYFVVSNIRLLQRQKLLFACVVWFTFMYFFWKLGDPFPILSPKHGILSIEQLISLVGVIGVTLMALLSGFGAVNCPYTYMSYFLRNERIEYSKTFQGKYFNFLGYFFSIYCVWKIFMATINIVFDRVGKTDPVTRGIEITVNYLGIQFDVKFWSQHISFILVGIIIVTSIRGLLITLTKFFYAISSSKSSNVIVLVLAQIMGMYIVSSVLLMRMSMPREYRSIVTEVLGELQFNFYHRWFDVIFLVSALSSILFLYLAHKQAPEKHVTP